DNA from Agrobacterium vitis:
CGCGCCCTTTGCGCTGGAGAAATTGCGCAACGTCGCGCGGTGCCTTGTGCTGGATGACCGCACCGACGCGCGGATCGTTGAATCCAACTTCGAGCGAAGCGGTCGCGACAATGATGTCGAGATTGTTACCGACGCCCGGATCCATCGACATCACGCGCCCGATCGCCTTGCGATCCTGCGGTTGGAGAGTGTGGCCGATCTCAACGACCGCCTCCCAATCCTGCCCATGCAGCTTGCGGTGCTGGGCCGGCAACGGACGGCGCAACGAAGCCAGGCCGCCGTCCGGCTTGTTCACCAGGTCGGGTGTGCCGTTGCTGCGGCGGCCCTCGGCGTCGAGCATAGCGAAATACATGCGGTTGGTAACATCGATGTCATCTGTGAACAGGAACACACGTTCGCCGATGATGCCCCGGCTCTTGCGTTCATCCGGCGCGTCGAGAAGCCGGGAGAGGAGCATCCCCGTCTGGATGGTCGTCGACAGCAGTGCGGTGCGCGACACGGGATCGCCCCGCAGAGCGAGCAGATACTCGGCGCCTTCCGCGATCATGTCACTGTTGGAAGGGGCGATCTCGGCCGATGCCTGTTCGTGCAGGCCGGTCAATTGCGCGAAGAAGCGCGCACCATCCTTGAGCGTCGCGGACAAGCCCACAAAGCTGACGTGGCGCCGGAGGAGTCGCCGCCAGCGACGCAAGAGGAAGGCGACTTGAGCACCAGAACTGCCGGCATAGGTATGGACCTCGTCCAGCAGCATCATCTCCACCGGTCGCTGCGCACGCTCTCCGATTCCGAACAGATGCCGGAAACGGTCGTCCCCAATGCGCTGGTTGAGCATCTCCGTGGTGGTGAACAGGATGTCGGGCGCCTCCCTCCGCAACCGGTCACGGGTGAGAATGATCTCGTCGCTCTCGATGGCGGCGGAACATTCGAGGCATTCGAGCCGCTCGCGCCCCGTGCGCCGGTCCGCGTCACGCCACGCCATGTCACCGTCACAGCCCGAAGAGGGACAACGGAGATACTCGCAGACGAGACCGGCTGAGGTTTGCCGCCAGCCGCTGCGCGCCTCGTGGGCTTTTTCCGCCGACCCAGGCGTTGGACCGAAGAACGTGCCGATCAGTATCTTCCTGCGCCCGCGCGCCGCGAGCAAGGCATCGAGACGGCGCGCCTGGCCATAGACCTCGGCGAACTGATCCTTCAGAAGTTCGTTGCGCGGATAAAGGGCGAGGACCTTCACCCACCGCTCGCCGACGGCATCACGCTGAATATGCGAGGCGATGCGCGACAGCGCGGGCAGATAGAAGGCCAAGGTCTTGCCGCTACCGGTCCCGGCGCTGACCAGCGTGGCTGTCGATTGCGAGCCCTCAAAGCTCCCAAGGATCCGCGCTGCTGCCGCGACCTGAAAGCCTGCAAGCGCAAATCTTGGGCCATGGCTATCGACGAGCGCCGACAGGGCAGCGCGCGCGGCATGATCGGGCGTTACTGGCGCAATCCGAGCGAGCGCATTCGCCGCGTCGATTTCGCGCCGCGGATACCGGCGCCGTCGCCAAATGAAGCGGAAGTCGGCAACGAGGGTCGGCGCGGTCTGCCAGCCGGTGGGTCCGCGATGTTGCGGGAAAAGTTGGCGCAGCCGGAACAGGAGACGCACGCCTTCCGCCATTCGCGACCGATATCGCGAGCCCGATACCTCACCGATGTCGAACAGGAGGCCACGATCAATCAGCGCGACGATGACGTGACCTGCATCCGCGAACGAAACCCCGGCGCCCAGTCTCGGATCGTCGAGCAGTGCATCGAAAATGCCGTGCAATTCGCCAGCCGAGAGGTGACCATCGACCAGACCCCATGTCAGGAGCCGGGCTTCACGTTGCTCGATGTCATCGAGCGCGGCAAGCAGTAGGGCTTCATCGGCTTCCATCTGCACTCCGCGGCACGATATGGTAATTGTCGAAGGCATCATTCTCGTTGAGCCATTTGAGGACTGCTTCGGTCAGCAGGTCGAGCTTCGCTCCCCCGCTCTGGATGGCCTCGAGGAAGCGCTTCACGTCGGCCGGAACGTCGAAGTCGAATTCCTTTGCCGTCTCGGTCAGCCGTGCCGCCAGTGCCTTCACGCGTTCGATCGCTGACTGGTCCGCCGGGAGCTTGTCGAATTCGGCCCGGAACGTCTGGTGGAGCTGTTCATAGGTCTTGAACGCGGCATTGTTCGCCGGCGTGAAGGCAATGCGGCCTTTCACCAATGCTGGCGTCTCGCCGGTAAACACGGTTTGCCGATATCCCTTCCAGGCACCCACGACGGATGCGGAGACGTCCGTGGAGGCCGTCTTCATCTCCTTGAGAAGATTGGCCCAACCATTGCCCTTCTTGAGGGCGGATGCCTTTTGCTCTGCAGTAAAGCGATTGAGAAGTGTCGCGGCCCGTTTGCGTGCCGTCTCGAGCGAGGGCGGTTCGAGCGTTTCGATTCCCGAACCGAGCAGCAGCGCACGCTGGTCGAGGGCGCGGCTGAGTTCGGCCGCAGGCGACGCGAGGTCTGAGCGCAGGTCCTCGAGCAGTCCTGTTTCTGCGACATTCGCACCAAGCAGGTCGAGCGCAACCAGCCGTTCGCGAAGCGCCTTGGAGCGAGCAGGAAGCGAGGTGCTCATTCGGCGGCCTCCGCTGCCACGTGCGACGTTCCAGTCGCGCCTTCGAGCAGGCTAGTGATCTCCGCCGCAACCGAGTTGGGATCCGATTGGCCCCGAACCGCCTCCTGCTGAGTGACGCGCGGCTCAGCTTGCGACACGATCTGGTTGGCGAGGGCCAGGAACGACATGGTCCGCTGGATCAATCCGAGATCGAGCGACCCTAGCGCGTTGAGCAACTTGGGGATTTGCTCACGGTCCGCTTCCTCGACGATCATCGCCGTCTTTTCCACCAAGTCGACGAAGCGGCTGGTCTGGAACTCCGTTAGGCGAATTTCGAACTCGCTGCGATTGATCGTGACATTGTCGGGCCAGCAGTTGGTCTTCTGCAGCAGCGGGATGATCTGGCGCAAATCGGCAACGAATGCGCCTTTGTCGAAGTTTTCGTCGACATAATCAGCGATCTCGGTGCGAAAGGCACGAAGCTTGGCTATGACCGACTGCAGCTTTCCCCAGATGCGCGCATCGGTCATGGTCGGGATAAAGGTCCGCGCCTCGTCCGGCAATCCGTCCGGAAGCGGCCCGGTCAGCGAATCCCCGGCAAGCACGTCGAGGAGCCGGGGGCTGTCGACCGCGAAGGGCTTACTTCCGGTGCCCTGGAAGCTGGCGCTGCGATCGAGCAGTAGCTGCTGCAGGATCGTGCGCGTGCTCCGGCCGTTGACCGACCCCGTTGCCTGGGCGCGAAGCTGATCCCAGCCTTCTTCAAACGCTTGCGTCTCCACCGGCGGCGTCGGCGAGAAGAGCCCGCGCAGAAGCGGTTCGGCGCCTGCCGGCCGAACCGGCGGGGATAGGCCGACGATGCGCGATTGATTGAGCAGAGCTCGGCCGATGACCGCGGTCTGCGCATTTGCTTCCGCAACGAGCATCGGGACCAACTGCGCGACCAGACGATCGATGATCGCAGCGCTCGCGACATAGTCAATGTCTGCCTCGGGATAATCCCAGCGATGACCTTTGAAGCCGAACCGCAGTACACCAAGAAAGCCTTCGCGCAGCGTCCCATCCTGGTCGTCATGGGTATCGCAAACCACAAGGATGCGACCGCCGACCGGATTGTTGCGCGCCCCGGCGATAGAGAGCCACGTGGCCTTGATCTCCTGATCCGGAATGCGAAGTGCCGGCCAATTGACCGCGCCCTTCAGCATCGCCACCAAAGCGCTTCGAAGCTCACGCGCGTCAGCCTGAACCAGCTCGATACCAGACGCCCAAGCATCCAGCTTTTTCGACCAGGCCGTGACACGCGGATCCTGCTCGGCTCGCGCTGGCGGTGAAGGAGGAGGCGTGGATGGCGGAGTCTCTCCGGGGACCGGGCCTGTCGGCGAGGTTGGCGAAGTGGATATCGGCACGAACACCACGTTGGCGAGATCAGCCGGCGTCGGTAGCGAGAAGGTGGAGAAGATCGCCGGCGGCACATGGGCAAGCTCGGCCTGATCCGCCGCATTGCCAGCCCATACCGCCAGCGCCGAACCCAAGCGCCGCTTGACTTGCTCGGGTTGGCTTACCTGCCGGACCAGCCCGGCGAGATAGGCGTTCGGGCGCAGCCCGTGGAATTCAGGCGGCGGGAAACTCCCGCTGACGAACGTGCCTCGCATCAGCAGCGGTCGGCGAAGTATCTCGTTGATCACCCGGCGCGGATTGAAGACGAGCCGATTTGCCTCCGTTAGATGCTGGAGGACGAGTTGCTCGATCGCTAGACGGTTGAACGGAAACAACGCATGTCCGCGCGCAGAGAAGCCGAAGGCGGTCAGCGCCTCGGTTTCCTCGTCGCTCTGCTCCTCGTCCTGCCAGGCCGGCAACCAGCCGGTGAGCCCCTCGTCGGCACTGCGACGGTCAAAGCGTTTGCGCAGACCGTCTTCACCCCAGCGGGCCGCATTCAGATAGGAGCCGACCATCTCGATCACGGCGCGCTTGATCTCGTCGTCGCCCTGCTCGCGGTGGCCGATCACCCAGACGCGTTGCGCGCGTGTCAGGATCGTGTCGCGCGAGGCGAGATAACCGTCGGTCAGCGCGAGCGCCGTGCGCATGGTGGCGCGGACCTTCTTGCCGTCATGGGTGCCTTCCTGGACGCAGACTTTGAGCAGCACATCCTGAATGCCCGATAGCGCAGCGAAATCCTCGACAAGCAGGACAAGGTCCATGTCGTCCTTGAGCAGGATCTCACGGATTCCCAGGATGATGTCTTGCAAGGTGATGCCTCCGGTGCTCTGCTCAAGCTGGAAGACATTCCCGATTGCGGTGTCGACGATCGTGTTGAGAAGGTCCGCCGCGGCCTGGCGGCGGCGCACGTCCTGGACGGCGAGCTGTGTCTGATAATAGGTCTTTACCGTCAGTGCCGCCTCGTTGAGATCGATCGCATCGGGAAGAAGCAGGTCTTCGGCGAAGAATTGCGATTGGGTTTCGTCTCCCTCCGCACCGTCCTCCCGGCCCCGCAGAGCACGCGCGACGACTCGGGCAAGGACGGCCTCGTCGAAATGGTCCTTGAGCGCGGCGTCCCCAAACAGCTTCGGCAGCATTTGGGCATGACCAATCAGCGGTCTCAACTCCACCGCCCGGTCCCTATGTTCACGCGCCTCGAGCAGCAGCGCCTCCGCCCGGCTTGCCAGCGCATTCTCGATCTGCGCACGGAAAAGTACCACGGCCTTGCGCTTGTCGATCTCCGCAAACGCACGCGCGAGTTCCGATCGCGATCTCTCGAAGCGAGGGTCGCCATCCAACGGCTCGAGGATGAGTTCGACAACGCGTCGGAGACTTGCACTCTTGGGAATACGGATGATGTGGAGGCGATCGCGTTTGGGCGAGCGCCGGAGTTGCGCGTCGAGCCAGCGGATGATGTGCGACTTGCCGACGCCGGAAGGCCCGGTGATCGGAAACAGCAGATATCCGCCCGGCACGTCGTCGGAAAGAAAAGCATCGAGCAGGTCCTGCTCGATTGCCGTAGCCTCGATATTCGTACCCGCGTTGCGCGTCGTGAGCGGAGTCGGCTGATGAACCGCCAGCAGGACTGATACGTCCGCGGTCTCAGCTTCGTTCTTGATGCAGACGTTGACCTCTTCGGCCCCCGGCCAATATCTCTCGAGCATCAAAGCGCCTTTCCTGATTGCGCCAGGGCTACATGCGAAACGTCCCGCCAAGTGCGCGCATTACTGCCGGTGAGAGATACGACGCCCTCGGTATCACTTCGGCTTGAGAGCGTAATGAACCCCTCATGACCGAGTCGCTGGATCGCCCGCGACATGGACGAGGAGACGAGGCCGGCACGGAGCCTGGGCCAGGCGCTCTCCTTCAGCGCGCCCTCGACCTGGACCCGATAGGCGCCCCCGTCGAGAACCGGCAGCACCGCGGCAGCCCGCTCGACAAAAGCAGGAGCGGACAATTCTCGGTTCGAACCGAAGATCTCGGGAAGCGCCTCGCGCAGCGCCTGCGTTGGATCGACGACCCACTGCATGCCGTCCTGGGCGAACCCCAGATAGAGCATCCAGGTTTTGAGGCCGTTCCAGCGCGTATTGTTCTGGACGATCTTCTGCGCGCCGCTGTCGAACAGCTGCCGCCCCTCTAGTTCAGCCAAACGGTCCGAATTGACGTCAAGCGTATAAACGTCCTGGGCGAGCATCCAAGCCACGCCGCGCGACAGGTCCGCGCTCTTGGCTCCCTCGCTCTCCCAAAAACGCGCGTTGTTTGCCGACTGCAACGCCACTGTGCGCGCCACTTTCGGAAGGCAGCCTTCCGCTCCGTCAGCGTTCTTGCCGAGCACAGAACGGTATGGCTCGGCGATGATAACGGACCCGTTTTCCTCGCCGAACAGGCCAAGTTCCGTCCAGCGGTTTAATGTTCGCGTCAACTGGCTGGAATCGCACGCGTCGGCGGCGCCGCCACATGCAAGGATTAGCTCTTCGCGGTTCTTTGGCCCAAAGCGAACGAGCGCGCGAACCAGCACGATCAGCACATTGAAAAGCCCGTCGCTTGCTTGATTGAGGAGACTCACAGACGCGCTCCGAGGTTGAATTGATCGACCGCTAGCACATTGGTACCGGTGTCGCCAATGCGGCGCGCGAAGTTCCATGGGTCCGGCGTCGAGGCCGATGCTATGATGACATGCAGCGGTCGCTTCATGATGAATAGATCTTTCGGCAACGTCGTGCCAATTGTGTCCGTCCAGAGCGTTACACGGGGAAGCTCGTAGGACGAGGGACGGAGCATTTCTTCTTCGAGCGTCTGCAGCAATAGCACATGATCCTCGCTCTGCTTGTGCAGGACTGACAGCGCCGGATTGCGCTGGCGAAATGACGCGAAGGTCGCGATCTCGCGCACGCCGAACATCGCGACGAAATCGCGCAGCAGGCCGACGAGCGCAGCATCGTCGAGCGGGTCCTCGACGGGCAGGATGATCGGCTCGTTCAAGTCGAGATGCGGGAAACGACTTGAAAAGAGGCTGAGGTCGAACTGGCCAACCTGCTCGATGCCATAGGCGGGTGGCGCTGGATAGTTGGTGTTAGCCTTCCCCTCGCGGCGATGAGTCGGGCATCCCCCGCATGCACGTGATACAATGACTGAGCGCCCCGGGGCGTTACTGCGATAAAGACGATCCAGCAGCAGCGATACCTCGGTCGAACCGCTCAGCAGCTTCTCGAGGAGGGCGCGATTCTCGGTTGCTGCATAGAACGAGCGCTGCCGCTCTTGACCGATCAGCGCTTCGAAGCGTTCGCGGCTGAGGTGGCCGAACTCCGACATGCCCACGACGGTGCGCAGAAAATATTCGGACCAATGCTCATCGCTGCGGAGCTCAAAGGCGGATTCGCTCTCATCCTCCTGCTGCGCGATGCGAGAAGGCGGCTGCGATTCCAGTTCCAGCATGCCGGCGCGAGCCATCATGATCAACGTGCGCATGTTCCACGAATGGTTATAGTCTGACTGCCTCCGCAGGCGCGGGGGAACGGCCGCCAGGTCCACCTCGAGCAATTGCCCGATTGTATCGAGTTGCGCGCTTTGACTATACATGGTCGACCACCGCTCGAACGCGAGATCGCCGCTGATCAAGGAAGGCGAGGCGATCCGGTTGGCCGTCTCCTGGTCCTCGCGCGAGTAGATCAGGAACGACGCCGAGGGACAGCCATCGCGTCCGCCGCGTCCCACTTCCTGGTAGAAGCGATCGAGCGTCTCGGGCACGGCGGCATGAATGACCGTGCGCACGTCGCGCTTGTCTATGCCGACCCCAAAGGCCGAAGTGGCGACGATCCCATCGAGCCGGCTCTCAGACCACCGGTCGATGATGCGCTGACGGTCGGCATGCGGCGTCTCGCCGTGAAAGCAATCGATACGCGCGTAACCTTCGCTCCGCAGCAGCCGGATCCATCGTTTGGCATCACTGCGCTTCGTCACATAGAGGATGAATGGGCGCGGGGCGTGCCGCAGAAGTTCGAGAACCTTACGGTCCTTGTCTTCGGGATCGTCCTCGCGGTGCACCCAATATTGTGGCTCTGGCCGAAGATGGACCGAGGCGACCATCTGGACCGTGCGCGCGGGCCCGAACAGCGCGTCGATTGTTTCCACCGTGTCAGGCGTCAGAGTCGCGGACATGAGAAGCGTCCTGAACCGCCGGCCCTCGGGGCATGCGTCCAGCAGGCCCCGGCGCACGCCCGCCAGCATTTGAAAGGCGGGGCGAAAGCCATCACCCCATTGGCTCACCAGATGGGCCTCGTCGACGATAAGATACGAGATCAGTCCGGCGCTCGCCGCATCGTAAAGCGAGGGCAGCAGCGCGCCCGTCACCGCCTCGGGCGAACAATAGAGAATGCCTTGGCGACCCACGCGGATGGCGGACTTGATCGCGGCGCGCTCCTCCGTGCGGAGGCCGGCATGCCATGCAAGCGCGGGCACTTCGCGGCGTGGGTAGCGGTGTTTGAGCATCTGCCGCATCTGCCGCGCCTGATCGAACACCAGTGCGGTCGTCGGCACAACACAGAGCGATAGGCCGCCTTCGAGGCCCCGCGAGAGGACGGGGGCCTGGGCAACGAAGCTCTTGCCCGACCCGGTCGGCAGCGCCACCACCAAGGTCTCTCCCGCCGGCAGCAGAAAGGCGCTGCGCACCGCTTCGCGCTGTCCCGGGGACACATAGGTGTCGAAACCGCTTGCCTCGCCAAGAAACGGATCGATCGGCCGCTGCCAGTCGAGCCGGACATTTCGCTCGGCGAAGACATCCTCGAAGACCGGGTTGTCGCTGTCTTCGATCCAGGCCGCACGCCATGGCCGGGCCTCGATCAGGAAATGTCCGCTCGATTCACTATGGGCACGGATGCCAAAGTTCGCCCAATCAGTTCGACTTGGCCAACCCGCTCCAGAAGGAATGCGCAACTGGGCCTGCTGACCCGCACGCAACGCCTGCCGGCGCAGAACATGCCGAAAGAGCGCCATCGCGTCCTGCGGACTGTTCAGTCGCCCCGTTGCCTGCGATGCTAGGAGGACCTGGGTTAGCCTTTCGAAAATACCATCGGTGACCGACTGGGTGCCGACCTTGGCGAGGTCTAGCAGGGCGTCTTGCAAGCTTCCGAAATCATGCACGGCCATCAGATACCGCCCGAAATCTGATCGGTCGCCGATCGGCTCGCCGAGATGAATACTGCGCCAATCGTATCGAGCCGCACACGAGGGACATTGATGCCGACTCGCAGTTCTGCGGCGAGTTGCTCCTCGAACATCAGCTCGGCACTTTCTCCTTCGGCGGTCGCCGTACGTACCCGTACCCGCAATTGCCCGAGGCGCCCTTGATCGACGCGGGCTGCCCGCTGCTCTGCTTGACCAAGGCTTGCGATCAATTCGGGATCAGCACGAAGCGCGTCCTCTGCCACCGATCTAGCCTTTCCGCAAAGCTCTCTCCAATAGGCGAGTTCCGGGAGTTGCAACTGCAGCAGACGCTGCCATCTTCTTGAGTTCAGGTTGAGATCGAGGGCCCCGCTACGGTCAGGCTTGACGCTATACGGGCGCCCTAAGCGCGCCAACAGCGCCCCATCGTCCACGAGATTCAACTCACGATCGAGCCAAATCGAGCGGTAAAATGGGGCGAGCGCCATGTCGCCTCGTCGGCGAACGGCCGCGCGGGCGGCGCTCGTGTCACGATGATATGTAGCCAGCACGCTCATCGCCGGGGCGATTTCCGCCTCTAAGAGGAAATCGAAGCGAAAATAGAACTCGGCAACCGGGTCGCCGATATGATCGGGCACAAAGCGCCACATAGTGAAGGATCGACCGCGATCGTCGGCTTCCGTGAGCACGGTCAGTCCGCTGATCAGGGGATCACCGTAGCGCAAAAGACCAACGCCATTGGCGCGCGCGGCATGACTGAGCGCAGTTCGTCTGCGGAATGTGTACGGAATCGTTCTGACCGTCCGCCCACCCCTCGACCCGAGCACCAGATCGAGTGCGTCCGCGCACTGCGTCATGAACGCCGGAAGGGAGATCAGGGTTTGCGGATTGGAGGTCGAATAGACGTAACGAAATGGTGCTGCCGCACCGGTGCCGGCGAGCAGGCGCGCCTCGTCGGCGCGGCCGAATTGGAGAGTCTGGTCGAGCCAGGCTGCCGTATCGCTTGCGATCGACTGCCAATCCTCGTCGACTTCCGAAATCTCATCTATCATATCGGTCGGAGGCGCTCCCAGCGCATCAAGCGCATCCTGTTGATCCATCGATTTGATCTCGCGTTCAATTGAACCCTGGTCGCCTGCGCCGCTCGCTGTCAGATCGGTAATTGCCTCGGCGCCATCCGTGAAAAGTGCGCGCGCGATCTCGCGCAAGGTCTGCTCGATCAAATATTGAAGGCTCGCAACCGAGCGGTCGAATACCCTTAGGGCGGTGTCGAGATAGCCTATCCAAGCCACTTCCAAGGGATCGTCCTCGCAAGCCAGCACGAGCGAACGCACTGCCTCGCCGGATCCATAGCGATCCACCCGTCCGAGCCGCTGCTCGATCCGGTTCGGGTTGAGCGGCAGGTCATAATGGACAACCACCTTCTTTCCGCCCTGGAGGTTGAGGCCCTCCTCGGCTCGTCGGTCGCAGACGAGCACAGGATGATCGGCCGCCCCTGCAAATGCTACCCACGAATCGTCCTCTGGATCGTGCCGATCGACCGTGATCTCCAGCGCGCCTCGGATGAGGCGCGCAAGGGCGTCGGCGGTTTTCGGATCTGAACAGAAAACGACGCACTGGGCGCGACTACGCACCAGCGGAGCGAGCACCTCAAGCAGTGCCTGTGACCGGTCTTCAAACAAGCCGGCGCGCTCGAGAGAACGGTTGATCGCCGTAAAGCGTTCGTGATCGCCGATCATCGCGGTTTGACCGGCGAGGAATCCGTTTTTCCCTTGGCCAGCAATCGGATATTGCGAAGCGCGATCAAGCATCTGCCAGAAGGTACTTACACGGTCGCTCCAGAGGCTTTCGGAGCCTGCTGCGTCGAGTCTGACGGCCTCATCGAACCGCCAGTCATCCAAAGCGGCTGTCAATGCTGCGCGATCGACGCTCGGGTATCGGATGATCTCGGCGCCAGAACGGTCAGGGGTTAGTCCCCCGATGCTTCGCCGGCGGTGGCGCAGGATACGCCGATGCAACCTGTAAACTTCGCTGAGATGGGCACGTAGCCGTCCGATCGCCACGATGAGTGCAGGATCCTCGGGATCGGGCATCGTCTCGAGGACGCTACATAAGTCGTCCGCATGCTCTTGCAGCAATTCGTCATGAGGAAATAGGGTGGCCAACTGCTCGATGGTATAGTCCAGGTATAGCGCGTTTTCGGGTGTCAGACCGGCAACGATCTCCGCCAGCGCTTGCCGGTTTTCGACCTTTCGCCGAAACGACTCCTCGCCGTCGAGTTGGTAAATAGCGGGGTCGAGCAGGTGTAGCATCTCAAGAAAGCCGCGCTCATTGTGAAGCGCTGGCGTGGCAGACAACAACAGGACACGGTCGATTGATGGCGACGCTGCAGCAACATCGGCGTAAATTCGGTCACCGATGCCCGTCTTTTGCCCAGTCAGATGATGCGCTTCGTCGATCACTAGCATCGTAGCGCTAGGCAGAAGCGCGCGTATGCTGTCGTAATCGTCCAGTGCAACAATATGAAGGCTGCGGTCTAGGCAGGGCCCGAGGAAGAATTTGTTCGCTAGCTCCCTTCGCCATTGATCGACTAGCGCTGCAGGCACAATCACAAGAACGCTGCATTTCTGCTGTGTATCGATAATGCATTGCCGGATAAGTACGCCGGCCTCGATCGTTTTGCCCAGCCCGACCTCGTCCGCGAGCAAATAACGCTGAACGGGGTCCTGGAGGATGCGCCGCACTACCTCGACTTGATGCGCTTCGAGTTCGATCGCGGACGGAAGCAAAGCCGACATTCCCATCGATGCTGCGCGTTGTCGCGTCTGCGAACGCACGAACGCACTGCGACCATCGGAAAATCGCGGGCTTTCATTGATCCGGTTAGCGAGGAACGGGGTCGGGTCGTCAATCGGGTGTGCCCAGCGTACGAAAATCGTATCGATCTTTAGGTGCTTTGTTTTGCTGTTCGGGAACTGGACAAGTTGACTGTCGCCGTGGTCGTCGAGGAGCCGGCCTATCTCCCATGCGACCGCCGCATCGTTGTAATGATAAATTCGGGTCTGCTCAGCGAGTGTTACCCGCTCGATTTGCTGAGCTTCAATGTGGTGGATAACCGGTTCGGCCGTAGGCGATTCGAAATATTCGACAGAGCAGAGTGACCCTTTTCGGGCGATCAACTTGCCGATACCCAGCGATGCGCACTGCCCCCCGTTCGCCTGGACGAACACTTTCAACCCTCACGTTTATTACACCATCACATTCATATGCCATAAAGGTTCATGATGTACTGCCAATGAAGTAAGCTTGAGGCATCGAAGCGCGACGACGTCCTTACAAAGTCGACAGACCGCCATAAAAGAGGTATCCTCGGGAAAGTACCACAGCGCCCTCAACAAGCGATTGGCGACCCATGTCGCGGCGGGCCTGGACGATTATGGCGCGGAACCCGACGCCCAGGATTTTGCAAAACAGCTTCCCGCGAAGGAACGTGCGGAGCGGCGCGCGCAACGACCTGTCTCATCTCTCGCCTATGGGCTGCCTAGCATAAATCAGTGCTACAGTTCGCATTTTCCTTCATAAGGGTGCGCCTGCCCCTTGATCTTTTCGCCGTTGCCGACACGGTCATTTTCATATTTCAGAACGTTAACCGACCCTTTTGCGATGGTGGTCACAGGA
Protein-coding regions in this window:
- the dpdE gene encoding protein DpdE, producing the protein MFVQANGGQCASLGIGKLIARKGSLCSVEYFESPTAEPVIHHIEAQQIERVTLAEQTRIYHYNDAAVAWEIGRLLDDHGDSQLVQFPNSKTKHLKIDTIFVRWAHPIDDPTPFLANRINESPRFSDGRSAFVRSQTRQRAASMGMSALLPSAIELEAHQVEVVRRILQDPVQRYLLADEVGLGKTIEAGVLIRQCIIDTQQKCSVLVIVPAALVDQWRRELANKFFLGPCLDRSLHIVALDDYDSIRALLPSATMLVIDEAHHLTGQKTGIGDRIYADVAAASPSIDRVLLLSATPALHNERGFLEMLHLLDPAIYQLDGEESFRRKVENRQALAEIVAGLTPENALYLDYTIEQLATLFPHDELLQEHADDLCSVLETMPDPEDPALIVAIGRLRAHLSEVYRLHRRILRHRRRSIGGLTPDRSGAEIIRYPSVDRAALTAALDDWRFDEAVRLDAAGSESLWSDRVSTFWQMLDRASQYPIAGQGKNGFLAGQTAMIGDHERFTAINRSLERAGLFEDRSQALLEVLAPLVRSRAQCVVFCSDPKTADALARLIRGALEITVDRHDPEDDSWVAFAGAADHPVLVCDRRAEEGLNLQGGKKVVVHYDLPLNPNRIEQRLGRVDRYGSGEAVRSLVLACEDDPLEVAWIGYLDTALRVFDRSVASLQYLIEQTLREIARALFTDGAEAITDLTASGAGDQGSIEREIKSMDQQDALDALGAPPTDMIDEISEVDEDWQSIASDTAAWLDQTLQFGRADEARLLAGTGAAAPFRYVYSTSNPQTLISLPAFMTQCADALDLVLGSRGGRTVRTIPYTFRRRTALSHAARANGVGLLRYGDPLISGLTVLTEADDRGRSFTMWRFVPDHIGDPVAEFYFRFDFLLEAEIAPAMSVLATYHRDTSAARAAVRRRGDMALAPFYRSIWLDRELNLVDDGALLARLGRPYSVKPDRSGALDLNLNSRRWQRLLQLQLPELAYWRELCGKARSVAEDALRADPELIASLGQAEQRAARVDQGRLGQLRVRVRTATAEGESAELMFEEQLAAELRVGINVPRVRLDTIGAVFISASRSATDQISGGI